The Euphorbia lathyris chromosome 3, ddEupLath1.1, whole genome shotgun sequence genome contains a region encoding:
- the LOC136222339 gene encoding uncharacterized protein, which produces MANGTDSTDTLAAKVRPRLKREFEFAFRSHSEISGSLGRTRSRRGQVEPSSPPNGSPRGSSNKRKLKANGSEEGMKEETPLEENVRVGDEIETAREEEAKSDVVELGSGDEEEKVGLIESVPLLGGEIKNDDSTNEECEQKTSGSSSNSTLKEDLEENNDLENAANVAGLREEQSSGSMPILTDEVLKSEPEEMATVRVLESTEVNEDRTNAHESAIDAVQEGDSENVFEDGCLRSPASVTNGGSVLEASPSLVNVSNSKVGERPLRRFTRSLLKQNTESTIEDSPDVGTSSSAKSITLMKNLRADASKKFPSKLKDLLDSGILEGLKVKYLRGIKTRGPGEAGLRGVIKGSGIQCFCRACKGNKVVAPASFELHAGSANKRPPEYIYLENGNTLRDVMNACKDASLETLDEALRLSIGCSSLGKSIFCLNCRGSNKVVNFGKSVVLCSQCVEMNDSQADMPITADTDNGTPKPVPVPKSSVDTPVAVPVSSADSPVAVPVSSAGTPVAVPKSSLGSKQSNGTKASVSRSKSHGRLTTKDLRMHKLVFEEDILPDGTEVAYYSRGQKLLVGYKKGFGIFCSCCNSEVSPSQFESHAGWSSRRKPYLHIYTSNGVSLHELALSLSKNRKLATHDNDDLCQICRDGGNLICCDVCPRSYHKECLSLPKIPAGKWYCKFCVNNFQKEKFVERNANAIAAGRVAGVDPIEEITRRCIRIVKTLDSDFGGCVFCRGHDFDKQFGPRTVLLCDQCEKEFHVGCLKEHNMEDLKELPQGKWFCCADCKRVYSALQKLVVRGEEKLPDSCLSTIRGKNEEKSSETRGNIDVRWRLLNDKIDTSGNAAALLSEALSIFHERFNPIIVSGTSGKDEHDLIPSMVLGENFKGQDFSGMYCAILLVNQVVVSCAIIRFFGQELAELPLAATIGKAEGKGYFQALFTCIEKLLGFLNIKNLVLPAADEAESIWRIKFGFSKLTQEEFLKIRKSYQMMVFQGTSMMQKTVPKCRIVGRTEGG; this is translated from the exons ATGGCAAACGGGACTGATTCCACAGATACGCTAGCAGCAAAGGTCCGGCCACGTTTAAAACGTGAGTTTGAGTTCGCGTTTAGGTCCCATTCGGAGATCTCTGGGTCTCTAGGTCGGACTAGGTCTAGGCGGGGTCAGGTTGAACCTTCTTCCCCACCTAATGGAAGTCCAAGGGGATCCAGtaataaaaggaaattgaaAGCAAATGGCTCAGAGGAGGGCATGAAAGAGGAAACCCCTTTGGAAGAGAATGTTAGAGTTGGAGATGAAATAGAAACTGCAAGGGAAGAAGAGGCGAAAAGTGATGTGGTGGAACTGGGCAGTGGAGATGAGGAGGAAAAGGTTGGTTTAATTGAATCTGTCCCTCTTTTGGGAGGGGAAATAAAGAATGATGATTCTACAAATGAAGAATGTGAACAGAAAACTAGTGGGTCGTCGTCTAATTCCACATTGAAGGAGGATTTGGAGGAAAATAACGACTTGGAGAATGCTGCAAATGTTGCAGGATTGAGGGAGGAACAAAGTAGTGGGTCAATGCCTATTTTAACGGACGAGGTATTGAAGAGCGAACCCGAAGAAATGGCTACAGTTAGGGTTTTAGAAAGCACAGAAGTAAACGAAGATAGAACTAATGCACATGAATCTGCAATTGACGCTGTTCAAGAAGGCGATTCGGAAAATGTATTTGAAGATGGGTGTCTCAGGTCGCCAGCTAGTGTCACTAATGGAGGAAGTGTTCTCGAAGCATCACCAAGTTTGGTTAATGTTAGTAATAGTAAGGTAGGGGAGAGGCCTTTGCGGAGGTTTACAAGGTCTTTGTTGAAGCAGAATACTGAATCCACCATTGAAGACAGTCCAGATGTAGGTACTTCATCTAGTGCTAAATCCATTACATTGATGAAGAATCTGAGAGCTGATGCTTCAAAGAAATTCCCTTCGAAGTTGAAGGATCTTCTTGATTCAGGCATATTAGAGGGATTAAAGGTGAAGTATTTGCGGGGTATCAAG ACAAGAGGGCCTGGAGAAGCAGGGTTACGGGGAGTTATCAAGGGATCAGGGATTCAGTGTTTTTGCCGTGCTTGCAAAGGAAATAAA GTTGTAGCCCCTGCCTCATTTGAGCTTCATGCTGGAAGTGCAAATAAACGGCCCCCAGAGTATATATACCTTGAGAATGGGAATACACTTCGTGATGTGATGAATGCTTGTAAGGATGCATCTTTGGAGACTTTGGATGAAGCTTTGAGGCTTTCTATTGGTTGTTCATCTTTGGGGAAATCTATTTTCTGTCTGAACTGCCGAG GGTCAAATAAGGTGGTCAACTTTGGGAAGTCGGTGGTATTATGCAGTCAATGTGTGGAGATGAATGATTCTCAAGCTGACATGCCAATAACTGCAGATACTGACAACGG AACACCAAAACCAGTTCCTGTTCCTAAATCATCTGTTGACACACCAGTTGCTGTTCCTGTGTCATCTGCTGACTCACCAGTTGCTGTTCCTGTGTCATCTGCTGGCACACCAGTTGCTGTTCCTAAGTCATCTCTTGGCAGTAAGCAGTCTAATGGCACTAAGGCTAGCGTATCACGAAGCAAGAGTCATGGAAGACTTACTACAAA GGATCTACGGATGCATAAGTTGGTTTTCGAAGAAGATATCTTGCCTGATGGAACTGAAGTGGCTTATTACTCTCGAGGACAG AAACTGTTGGTTGGATACAAGAAAGGGTTTGGTATATTTTGCTCTTGCTGCAATTCTGAG GTCAGCCCCTCCCAATTTGAATCTCATGCTGGTTGGTCATCACGTCGAAAACC CTATCTGCACATCTATACATCTAATGGGGTGTCTCTTCATGAATTGGCATTATCACTATCCAAAAATCGGAAGTTAGCCACGCACGATAATGATGACCTCTGCCAGATTTGTAGAGATGGTGGTAATCTAATATGCTGCGATGTATGCCCAAGATCTTATCACAAAG AATGTCTTTCTCTACCAAAAATCCCGGCTGGTAAATGGTATTGCAAATTTTGTGTAAATAACTTTCAGAAAGAAAAGTTTGTGGAGCGAAATGCCAATGCAATAGCTGCTGGAAGAGTCGCAGGAGTGGATCCTATAGAAGAGATCACAAGACGCTGCATCAGAATTGTCAAAACATTAGATAGTGATTTTGGTGGCTGCGTGTTCTGCAG AGGCCATGATTTTGACAAGCAATTTGGTCCTCGCACTGTTTTACTTTGCGACCAG TGTGAGAAGGAGTTCCATGTCGGCTGTTTAAAAGAACACAATATGGAGGATCTCAAG GAGTTGCCTCAAGGGAAGTGGTTCTGCTGCGCAGACTGCAAGAGAGTTTACTCTGCTTTGCAGAAATTGGTAGTGCGCGGGGAAGAAAAGCTTCCCGATTCTTGTCTAAGTACTATAAGGGGTAAGAATGAGGAGAAGAGTTCAGAGACTCGGGGCAACATTGATGTGAGATGGAGGCTTCTTAATGACAAAATAGATACTTCTGGCAATGCCGCTGCATTACTTTCTGAAGCCCTTTCTATATTTCAT GAACGTTTTAATCCTATAATCGTATCTGGAACATCTGGAAAAGATGAGCATGACCTTATACCATCAATGGTTTTGGG GGAGAACTTCAAAGGTCAGGATTTCAGTGGCATGTACTGTGCCATTTTGCTTGTCAA CCAAGTTGTTGTGTCTTGTGCAATCATTAGGTTTTTCGGGCAGGAATTGGCCGAACTTCCTTTAGCTGCAACTATTGGCAAAGCTGAAGGAAAG GGTTATTTTCAGGCCTTATTCACTTGTATTGAGAAACTACTTGGGTTTCTCAACATTAAGAATCTTGTCCTCCCAGCGGCCGATGAAGCTGAATCTATTTGGAGAATTAAATTTGGCTTCAGCAAGTTAACACAGGAGGAG TTTTTGAAAATTAGGAAGAGTTACCAAATGATGGTGTTCCAAGGGACATCAATGATGCAGAAGACAGTCCCGAAGTGTCGGATAGTTGGACGAACGGAAGGCGGTTGA
- the LOC136224910 gene encoding cyclin-dependent kinases regulatory subunit 1 has product MGQIQYSEKYFDDTYEYRHVVLPPEVAKLLPKNRLLSENEWRAIGVQQSRGWVHYAIHRPEPHIMLFRRPLNYQQQQENQVQQALLAK; this is encoded by the exons ATGGGTCAGATCCAGTATTCCGAGAAGTATTTTGATGATACTTATGAGTACAG GCATGTGGTTCTTCCTCCTGAAGTGGCCAAACTGCTTCCGAAGAATAGACTTCTCTCTGAA AACGAATGGCGTGCTATTGGAGTTCAGCAGAGCCGTGGATGGGTACATTATGCCATTCATCGCCCAGAGCCACACATCATGCTCTTCAGGAGGCCGTTGAACTATCAACAGCAGCAGGAGAATCAAGTCCAGCAAGCCCTGCTTGCTAAGTAA